In Thauera sp. JM12B12, one DNA window encodes the following:
- the ccoS gene encoding cbb3-type cytochrome oxidase assembly protein CcoS produces the protein MESLYLLIPLSVVLVFVIGLLFWWSLRSGQFDDLEGPAYRLLMDDRDEPDAAGEPEREMKRSGETKAGDTDGPAPS, from the coding sequence ATGGAGAGCCTATACCTGCTGATTCCGCTTTCGGTCGTGCTCGTGTTCGTGATCGGGCTGTTGTTCTGGTGGTCTTTGCGCAGTGGCCAGTTCGACGATCTCGAGGGGCCTGCATACCGGCTCCTGATGGACGATCGTGACGAGCCGGATGCTGCGGGCGAGCCCGAGCGCGAGATGAAGCGCAGCGGCGAAACGAAGGCGGGAGATACGGACGGACCTGCGCCTTCCTGA